A single window of Chloracidobacterium sp. DNA harbors:
- a CDS encoding adenosylcobalamin-dependent ribonucleoside-diphosphate reductase: MSTVIESTGLSIQQNGNSNGNGTAAAASREIAPLGLNAQKVVSLRYSLKDEHGNPVESWSDIVRRVVGHISKAEADPVKQHKFYTDMTAVMLAREFVPNTPCLVNAGKPKGQLAACFVLNVPDSIEGIMEHAQNVAIIHQTGGGTGMTYEFLRPAGSMVNSTRGVASGPVSFMNIVNQTTEVVKQGGVRRGANMGILSVSHPDILRFIHAKNDQSSLTNFNISVTVTDLFMDAVDSGVWFQTEFKGEPWTNAVYDAVTGLDYAVYRRPDGSAVTFADKLAFETADLSDCIIEEPPMPGMVFAPDIWNRIIASAHKYAEPGIIFIDEVNRHNHLKASMGPIYACNPCGEQQLHFNNSCNLGSIDVAKFYTVRDGEGSIDWERLSHAIHLSTRFLDNVVDAGYFPLKEIDDVVKRTRPVGLGIMGFADLCLKLGVTYGDDKSLVLMERLMGFVRRESWLASLELGREKGVFPEFEANREAYSKFIYDEIGIPRDIPLTPRNYEVTTIAPTGTISLVAETSSGIEPNFSWAYVRQDTLGTRTYVHSAAAKALGIDVDQTDEASIKAAAEHVVEHESDLPAQFISAMSISSLDHVRVLAAAQKHVDNAISKTCNGSNDDTIESVDELYHLARKLGCKAVSYYRDGSREGQVLNSMKSSAKTDENKSPEATPDVPMQVASIDASLRVERPRELQGSTWRIPFEGQNLYVTVNHDGQRILEIFVAGPISAGVGLLASKMLRGGFDARDVARSLNKVTATHAVWFNERLLTSPEQAVAECLLLIDRRLKNLPESDRAIAKSQATETTMSTMISECPECGGQLEHASGCDSCRDCGYSKCK, encoded by the coding sequence ATGAGCACAGTTATCGAGTCAACCGGCCTCTCGATCCAGCAAAATGGAAATAGCAATGGTAATGGAACTGCCGCCGCGGCCAGCCGCGAAATTGCTCCACTCGGGCTCAACGCTCAGAAAGTCGTAAGTCTCCGATATTCCCTAAAGGATGAGCACGGCAATCCGGTCGAATCGTGGTCAGATATCGTCCGGCGTGTAGTCGGACATATTTCAAAGGCGGAAGCCGACCCCGTCAAACAGCACAAATTTTATACCGATATGACCGCCGTTATGCTCGCCCGCGAGTTCGTGCCCAACACGCCGTGTCTGGTAAACGCCGGCAAACCGAAGGGCCAGCTTGCGGCGTGCTTTGTACTTAATGTGCCGGACTCGATCGAGGGCATCATGGAGCACGCTCAGAATGTCGCGATCATCCATCAGACAGGCGGCGGCACCGGAATGACCTATGAATTTCTGCGGCCGGCGGGTTCGATGGTCAATTCTACTCGCGGTGTGGCGTCGGGCCCCGTGAGCTTTATGAACATCGTCAATCAGACGACTGAGGTCGTAAAGCAAGGTGGTGTCAGGCGCGGTGCCAATATGGGTATTTTGAGTGTGTCCCATCCGGACATCCTTAGATTCATCCACGCCAAGAATGATCAGTCGAGCCTTACTAATTTTAATATTTCGGTGACAGTAACCGACTTATTTATGGATGCCGTCGACAGCGGAGTTTGGTTTCAGACCGAGTTTAAGGGCGAACCGTGGACAAACGCAGTGTACGATGCCGTAACGGGCTTGGATTACGCGGTCTACCGCCGTCCGGACGGTTCTGCGGTCACCTTCGCGGACAAACTTGCGTTTGAGACAGCGGACCTCTCAGATTGTATTATCGAGGAACCCCCGATGCCGGGTATGGTGTTTGCACCCGATATCTGGAACCGCATAATTGCGTCGGCTCACAAATATGCCGAGCCCGGGATCATTTTCATCGACGAAGTTAACCGGCACAATCACCTAAAGGCATCAATGGGCCCGATCTATGCCTGCAACCCTTGTGGTGAGCAACAATTGCATTTTAATAACTCTTGCAATCTCGGTTCGATCGACGTAGCTAAGTTTTACACCGTCCGGGATGGCGAAGGCTCGATCGATTGGGAAAGGCTTTCGCACGCAATACATTTGAGCACGCGTTTTCTGGACAATGTGGTCGACGCCGGATATTTTCCGCTCAAGGAAATTGACGATGTCGTCAAACGAACCCGTCCGGTCGGTCTCGGCATAATGGGATTTGCCGACCTCTGCCTGAAACTCGGCGTTACCTATGGCGACGACAAATCGCTTGTGCTGATGGAACGCTTGATGGGCTTCGTTCGCCGCGAGTCCTGGCTCGCATCGCTCGAACTGGGACGCGAAAAAGGTGTGTTTCCGGAATTCGAAGCGAATCGTGAAGCATATTCGAAGTTCATTTATGACGAGATCGGAATTCCGCGTGACATACCGCTTACGCCGCGTAATTATGAAGTGACGACGATCGCCCCGACCGGTACGATCTCGCTTGTCGCGGAGACTTCATCCGGGATCGAACCCAACTTCTCTTGGGCATATGTCCGTCAGGATACACTCGGCACTCGGACTTACGTTCACTCGGCAGCAGCAAAGGCTCTCGGGATCGACGTTGACCAGACAGATGAAGCGTCGATCAAGGCGGCGGCCGAACACGTCGTCGAGCACGAATCCGATCTGCCTGCACAGTTCATATCAGCGATGAGTATCAGTTCGCTCGACCACGTGCGAGTCCTGGCGGCCGCGCAAAAGCACGTTGATAATGCCATCTCGAAGACCTGCAACGGTTCGAATGATGACACCATCGAGTCGGTCGACGAACTTTACCATTTAGCACGCAAACTTGGCTGCAAGGCAGTCAGCTATTATCGTGACGGTAGCCGTGAGGGCCAGGTGCTCAACAGTATGAAGTCATCGGCCAAGACCGACGAGAATAAGTCACCTGAGGCGACTCCAGACGTCCCAATGCAAGTGGCTAGCATCGACGCATCACTCAGAGTCGAGCGCCCACGCGAATTACAAGGCTCAACGTGGCGGATCCCGTTCGAGGGTCAGAATCTATACGTAACGGTCAATCACGACGGCCAGCGGATCCTCGAGATCTTTGTTGCGGGTCCGATCAGTGCCGGTGTCGGCCTCTTGGCATCAAAAATGCTTCGTGGTGGATTTGACGCTAGGGATGTTGCTCGGAGCCTCAATAAAGTTACGGCGACGCACGCAGTTTGGTTCAATGAACGCTTGTTGACCTCGCCCGAGCAGGCCGTGGCGGAGTGTCTGCTGCTGATCGACCGCAGACTAAAAAACCTTCCTGAATCAGATCGGGCAATTGCCAAATCGCAGGCAACCGAGACCACTATGTCGACGATGATCAGCGAGTGTCCCGAATGCGGGGGACAACTCGAGCACGCATCGGGTTGCGATTCCTGCCGCGACTGCGGCTACTCAAAATGTAAATGA
- the mpl gene encoding UDP-N-acetylmuramate:L-alanyl-gamma-D-glutamyl-meso-diaminopimelate ligase — protein MHYHLIGICGTAMASLAGMLQSAGHCVTGSDQNVYPPMSTQLESLGIEIMNGYKTENTDMPRDVTVVGNTIMRGNPELEEVLNRKLLYRSQAEVVREEFIRGRRSLVVAGTHGKTTTTSIAAWVCETGGLDPTFLVGGVVQNFGQSFRVTDSDYFVIEGDEYDTAFFDKKPKFMSYLPEIAIVGNIEFDHADIYKDLDAIKWQFSRLMNLVPGNGRLICGIDSPVVGEVLESMSGKLHTQVETYGLSENAKWQARDLIFDAEGTRFSVYCENVKWAEFSTHMIGEFNVRNCLAVIIAADAWGITREKIQEAFDTFKSVKRRMEIRGVEAGVTVIDDFAHHPTAVDETLKALRQRYAANRLIAVFEPRSRSSRLSIFEDRYREAFRHADKVIIAGVFNPEDAKTYGDVLDVDRLIKGIADGGKPAMTLADADSIVEHLAPELKSGDVVAIMSNGGFGGIHEKVLAALRA, from the coding sequence ATGCACTATCACTTGATCGGAATTTGTGGAACGGCGATGGCGAGCCTTGCCGGAATGCTTCAGTCCGCCGGACATTGCGTCACGGGCTCAGACCAGAACGTCTATCCCCCGATGTCGACTCAACTCGAGTCGCTAGGGATCGAAATAATGAACGGCTATAAGACCGAAAATACGGATATGCCGCGTGACGTCACCGTCGTCGGAAACACGATAATGCGCGGCAATCCGGAACTGGAAGAGGTCCTGAATCGAAAGCTGCTCTATCGGTCGCAAGCCGAGGTCGTCCGCGAAGAATTTATCCGCGGCCGGCGGTCGCTGGTCGTGGCCGGAACGCACGGTAAGACGACAACGACAAGTATCGCCGCTTGGGTCTGCGAGACCGGCGGACTCGACCCGACATTTCTGGTCGGCGGTGTTGTGCAGAACTTCGGGCAGAGCTTTCGTGTGACCGACAGCGACTATTTTGTTATCGAGGGCGACGAGTATGACACGGCATTTTTCGACAAAAAACCCAAATTTATGTCATACCTGCCCGAGATCGCGATCGTGGGCAATATAGAATTTGACCATGCCGATATCTACAAAGATCTCGACGCTATCAAATGGCAATTCTCGCGGCTGATGAATCTTGTGCCGGGAAACGGCCGTCTCATCTGCGGGATCGATTCGCCCGTAGTCGGCGAAGTGCTCGAATCAATGTCCGGGAAACTGCATACGCAGGTCGAAACTTACGGCCTGTCGGAAAATGCGAAATGGCAGGCCCGCGACCTCATATTCGATGCGGAAGGGACGCGATTTAGCGTTTATTGCGAAAATGTAAAGTGGGCCGAATTCTCGACCCATATGATCGGGGAGTTTAACGTCCGAAATTGCCTTGCTGTAATCATTGCGGCCGACGCCTGGGGAATAACGCGTGAAAAGATCCAGGAGGCCTTCGATACTTTCAAATCGGTAAAGCGACGAATGGAGATCCGCGGGGTCGAGGCCGGCGTCACGGTCATTGACGATTTTGCCCATCACCCGACTGCCGTCGATGAAACGCTCAAGGCCCTGCGGCAACGGTACGCCGCCAATCGTTTGATCGCAGTTTTCGAACCGCGTTCAAGGTCGTCGCGGCTTTCGATCTTTGAAGATCGATATCGCGAAGCATTTAGGCACGCTGACAAAGTAATAATTGCCGGCGTGTTTAATCCGGAAGACGCCAAAACGTACGGCGACGTACTTGATGTTGACCGCCTGATCAAAGGCATCGCCGACGGCGGTAAACCGGCAATGACACTGGCCGATGCCGATAGCATAGTCGAGCACCTCGCTCCCGAATTGAAGAGCGGTGATGTGGTCGCGATAATGTCAAACGGCGGATTTGGCGGTATCCACGAAAAGGTGCTCGCCGCATTGAGGGCTTGA
- a CDS encoding pyridoxal phosphate-dependent aminotransferase, whose product MTEPKRIKVKPDIRAITRLVPPSGNLVQGQSELPIDPQLAAEAASIIAASQNHYGGSEGDAGLRKAVAAKIAKYNGIEVDVDARPFEVMITNGGTGALIGIAQSYLRGNSALVFEPYYPYHRRILEDFGSKTETFELDENLSFQKDALMARCKQLKDRTAFPLKVIIVCSPANPSGKVMSPAELEAIADVAKELDLLVVSDEVYEHYVLGENPHIPIASLPGMWERTITVNSFSKSWNISGWRLGYAYGKGELIAPINAVANVIYVCPVTPLQAALSRVLMADAGYYPALRDKFDGKRRFTSEVLTDLGFEIYNSGSCFYIWARIPRQFNDAIAFNEMLMRDAGVGMTPGSAFADNDVWDAHVRICIAREDTILEGAMEKLRGVLA is encoded by the coding sequence ATGACCGAACCAAAGCGTATAAAAGTAAAGCCGGACATCCGTGCGATCACTCGCCTCGTGCCGCCAAGCGGTAACCTTGTCCAGGGCCAGTCCGAACTTCCTATAGATCCACAACTCGCTGCCGAAGCGGCGTCTATAATTGCCGCCAGTCAAAACCATTACGGCGGCAGTGAGGGCGATGCCGGCCTTCGCAAAGCGGTCGCCGCCAAGATCGCCAAATATAACGGGATCGAGGTCGATGTGGACGCCCGCCCGTTCGAGGTGATGATCACGAATGGCGGTACGGGCGCATTGATCGGGATCGCTCAGAGTTATCTGCGGGGCAATTCAGCTCTTGTGTTTGAACCGTATTATCCATACCATCGGCGAATTTTAGAGGACTTTGGTTCTAAGACCGAGACCTTTGAGCTTGATGAGAATTTATCCTTTCAAAAGGACGCTCTGATGGCCCGTTGTAAGCAGTTGAAAGACCGCACCGCATTTCCGCTCAAGGTCATCATCGTCTGCTCGCCGGCAAACCCAAGCGGCAAGGTTATGTCGCCCGCCGAACTTGAGGCGATTGCTGACGTCGCCAAAGAATTGGATCTGCTGGTCGTGTCGGATGAGGTTTATGAGCATTACGTTCTGGGCGAAAACCCGCACATACCGATCGCTTCGCTGCCAGGAATGTGGGAGCGTACCATCACGGTCAACTCGTTCTCAAAGTCGTGGAATATCTCAGGCTGGCGCCTTGGTTACGCATACGGCAAGGGCGAACTCATCGCACCAATAAATGCTGTCGCAAATGTCATTTATGTCTGCCCGGTGACACCTTTGCAGGCGGCACTATCAAGGGTTTTGATGGCGGACGCAGGCTACTATCCGGCACTACGCGACAAGTTTGACGGCAAACGCCGCTTTACATCCGAGGTGCTAACAGATCTTGGGTTTGAGATCTACAATTCCGGCTCGTGTTTTTATATTTGGGCCCGAATACCGAGGCAATTTAACGATGCTATCGCATTCAACGAAATGTTGATGCGTGATGCCGGTGTCGGGATGACGCCCGGAAGTGCCTTTGCCGACAACGACGTCTGGGACGCTCACGTCCGTATTTGTATCGCACGGGAAGATACAATTCTTGAAGGTGCCATGGAAAAATTACGAGGAGTATTAGCTTAG
- the hslO gene encoding Hsp33 family molecular chaperone HslO, whose amino-acid sequence MDKLIHGTAASGTVRVLAAITTETIAEAVRRHGTSPTASAALGRLMTGTLLLGSTLKGCDRLTTRVECNGLIGGITAEANAEGEVRGYVKNPLAELPLKENGKFDVSGIIGDGMFHIIRESGLNIGVKREPYIGSVPITSGEIAEDFAYYLAKSEQIPSAVLLGVRLNNREPFVAASGGVLVQMMPGANDHIITMIEDTIINAPHITEVIDAGAKPEDLVKLALGEIDFEILDEKPIQFKCNCSYDRALKTIASLGRDEVESMIEQDGDATMNCGYCNESFVVSAEGLREILAGY is encoded by the coding sequence ATGGATAAGTTGATTCACGGCACCGCTGCCAGCGGTACGGTTCGAGTTTTGGCAGCGATCACGACGGAGACGATCGCCGAGGCAGTACGCCGCCACGGGACGTCGCCGACCGCGTCGGCGGCACTCGGGAGATTAATGACCGGGACGCTATTGTTGGGCTCGACACTTAAGGGTTGTGACCGCCTGACAACGCGAGTAGAGTGCAACGGATTGATAGGCGGTATCACGGCCGAGGCAAATGCGGAAGGCGAAGTTCGCGGCTATGTCAAAAATCCTTTGGCTGAGTTGCCATTGAAGGAAAATGGTAAATTCGACGTCAGCGGGATCATCGGTGACGGTATGTTTCACATTATTCGCGAGTCGGGGCTAAATATTGGCGTGAAACGAGAACCGTACATCGGATCAGTGCCGATCACGTCGGGTGAGATCGCCGAGGATTTTGCATATTATCTTGCAAAATCGGAGCAGATACCATCGGCCGTGCTTCTCGGAGTTCGATTGAACAACAGAGAACCGTTTGTCGCTGCCTCGGGCGGTGTACTTGTCCAGATGATGCCGGGAGCGAATGATCACATCATCACTATGATCGAGGACACGATCATCAATGCTCCGCACATTACCGAGGTAATCGACGCCGGAGCGAAACCCGAGGACCTTGTAAAACTCGCTCTCGGGGAAATAGATTTCGAAATATTGGACGAAAAACCGATACAATTCAAATGCAATTGTTCGTATGATCGAGCATTGAAGACGATCGCGTCACTAGGTCGTGACGAGGTCGAGTCGATGATCGAGCAAGACGGTGATGCGACGATGAATTGTGGTTACTGCAACGAGTCTTTCGTAGTATCCGCC
- a CDS encoding S46 family peptidase, translating into MKRISAIFLLLSFVLNASSVLADEGMWTFDNPPLKQWKERYNFEPSKEWLDNVRLASPKVNGSSAGFVSPNGLIATNHHVAAGYIERVSSKERDLLKTGFYAGSQAAELKIPDASASVLVAFDNVTDRVHSAATAGKTDAEMAAKRTAEISAIEKDCTATAGGLNCQVVSFYSGGEYWLYKSKIYRDIRLVMAPEEQAAFFGGDYDNFVFPRHDLDFTFLRAYENDKPAATPNYFKWSEKGAADGEFILVSGYPGSTARLLTVSQLTYQRDIGNPLQKKVWELRRKALENYSKKGDEQHRQAWPGMRGFANSLKRLEGQQDGLLNPRNYGQKVAEEKDLRDKLAAKPELDKQFAPAWKNIGDAYAKLPAMANRLAFSNISASRLASIAQQLVTYSIEAAKPNDLRYPEFRDTRLEAIKSSLASPAPIYLDMEEASLLFWMEEAVKTLGVNDSFVKAAIGNAEPSEVVKRAIRETKLNDPAARLALFDGGAAAIAASTDPMVTLARRVEPVIRELREWNEKTIQNVETANGTKIAQARFAVYGKTMPPDANSTLRIEYGKVLGYDEDTTLVPYKTTFFGLYDRAFSFGEKSPFELAPSLKARKDKIDLSTPLNFVYSADTIGGNSGSPVINRAGEIVGLNFDSNNQKLSNRYWYIEENEGSRAVGVHTAGILEALRKVYDAPGLVRELTGK; encoded by the coding sequence ATGAAACGAATATCTGCAATATTTTTGTTACTCAGCTTTGTGCTCAACGCATCATCGGTCCTTGCCGATGAAGGGATGTGGACGTTCGACAATCCGCCCTTGAAGCAATGGAAGGAACGTTACAACTTTGAGCCTTCCAAGGAATGGCTCGATAACGTCCGGCTCGCATCGCCAAAGGTAAATGGTTCGTCGGCGGGATTTGTCTCGCCCAATGGATTGATCGCGACCAATCACCACGTCGCCGCCGGATATATCGAACGCGTTTCGAGCAAGGAACGCGACCTGCTCAAGACGGGATTCTACGCCGGATCACAAGCGGCCGAACTGAAGATACCGGACGCGAGTGCGTCAGTGCTTGTCGCATTTGACAACGTCACAGACCGCGTCCACTCTGCGGCGACGGCAGGCAAGACCGATGCGGAGATGGCGGCAAAGCGAACGGCAGAAATATCAGCGATCGAAAAGGATTGCACTGCGACTGCGGGCGGACTGAATTGTCAGGTCGTTTCGTTTTACAGCGGCGGCGAATACTGGCTCTATAAGTCTAAGATATATCGCGACATTCGTCTGGTGATGGCACCCGAGGAGCAAGCCGCATTCTTTGGCGGTGATTACGATAATTTTGTGTTTCCGCGGCACGATCTGGATTTCACGTTCCTGCGTGCTTACGAAAATGACAAGCCCGCAGCGACGCCAAACTATTTCAAATGGTCCGAAAAGGGAGCGGCCGACGGCGAGTTCATTCTGGTTTCCGGCTATCCGGGATCGACCGCACGACTTTTGACTGTTTCGCAGCTCACCTATCAGCGTGACATTGGCAACCCGCTTCAAAAGAAAGTCTGGGAACTCCGCCGCAAGGCCCTCGAAAATTATTCGAAGAAGGGAGATGAGCAGCATCGTCAGGCGTGGCCGGGAATGCGTGGTTTTGCCAATTCACTAAAACGCCTCGAGGGTCAGCAGGACGGCCTTTTGAATCCGAGAAATTATGGCCAAAAGGTAGCCGAAGAAAAAGATCTGCGTGACAAACTCGCGGCTAAACCCGAACTCGATAAGCAATTTGCCCCGGCGTGGAAAAATATCGGCGATGCTTATGCAAAACTGCCTGCGATGGCAAACCGTTTGGCGTTCTCAAACATTTCCGCTTCGCGACTTGCGTCGATCGCCCAACAGCTTGTGACCTATTCGATCGAGGCTGCCAAGCCAAATGACTTGAGATATCCGGAATTTCGCGATACTCGCCTCGAAGCCATTAAATCATCGCTCGCGTCACCGGCACCGATCTACCTCGATATGGAAGAAGCTTCGCTTCTTTTTTGGATGGAAGAGGCCGTAAAGACCCTTGGAGTTAACGATTCGTTCGTCAAGGCCGCGATCGGCAACGCCGAGCCGTCGGAGGTTGTAAAACGTGCGATCCGCGAGACCAAGCTGAATGATCCGGCGGCTAGACTAGCCTTGTTCGACGGCGGTGCCGCGGCCATTGCTGCTTCGACCGACCCGATGGTCACATTGGCTCGGCGTGTCGAGCCGGTGATCCGCGAGCTCCGCGAATGGAACGAAAAGACGATACAGAATGTCGAAACCGCCAACGGCACGAAGATCGCCCAAGCACGCTTTGCTGTGTACGGTAAGACGATGCCGCCAGACGCCAATTCGACGCTTCGGATCGAATACGGCAAGGTACTCGGTTATGACGAAGATACGACGCTCGTTCCTTACAAAACGACCTTTTTCGGACTCTATGACCGTGCATTTAGCTTTGGCGAAAAGTCGCCGTTCGAGCTCGCCCCGAGCCTAAAGGCACGCAAAGATAAGATCGATCTTTCCACACCACTGAACTTTGTATATTCGGCCGACACCATCGGCGGAAACAGTGGTTCGCCGGTAATAAATCGAGCCGGCGAGATCGTCGGCCTCAACTTTGACAGCAATAACCAAAAACTGTCGAACCGCTATTGGTACATCGAGGAAAACGAAGGCTCACGCGCCGTCGGGGTCCACACGGCCGGAATACTGGAGGCACTACGTAAGGTTTACGACGCTCCGGGACTGGTGAGAGAGTTGACGGGAAAGTAG
- a CDS encoding RNA-binding protein has product MGTKLYVGNLSFRVSNEDLQEYFGAAGPVESANVVYDRETGRSRGFGFIEMGSDDAAAAAIAQFNGQDYDGRKIVVNEAQQREDRGGEGGGNRGGKRGDHGGGGRR; this is encoded by the coding sequence ATGGGAACTAAACTTTACGTCGGAAATCTGTCGTTTCGCGTATCCAACGAAGACTTGCAAGAGTATTTTGGTGCCGCCGGCCCGGTTGAATCTGCCAATGTGGTCTATGATCGCGAAACCGGGCGTTCGCGCGGGTTTGGATTTATCGAAATGGGGTCGGACGACGCGGCAGCAGCAGCGATCGCCCAATTTAACGGGCAAGATTATGACGGCCGCAAGATCGTCGTAAACGAAGCCCAACAGCGTGAAGATCGGGGCGGCGAGGGTGGCGGAAACCGCGGCGGTAAACGGGGTGATCACGGCGGCGGAGGTCGCCGGTAG
- the dacB gene encoding D-alanyl-D-alanine carboxypeptidase/D-alanyl-D-alanine-endopeptidase produces the protein MKNRSLVILATCFLSSLSLLSMAPLSGIGQTGGRPRAVAPQAIVSPTPTPTPVSAQTIETLQAKIRQRLFAPEVRRGRIGIKVVSLNSGKVIFESDSEKYFMPASNMKNFTVATAIEKLTPDFRFITTVKAPTPPDSSGTIKGNLTIVGGGDISISNAFDPAFPQVVNPYWGIDRIVTSIVTTGVKRIEGDLVADESYFRGYSLPSTWEWDDLQSYYGAGISALPLNDNAVDVSVVAGSAGNQCIVRISPLNTLIRIVNKCTTSAKGSKRSISVFKHLDDNVFEVSGTIAAGDNEYKESVAITRPAELLITVLKQRLESKGVIVTGNARMADNTLRSICPTCPQPPSVIVSKIESPPLSVIAAKTMKPSQNMYTETLLWTLGEQIGRISTPTGDSSTLGLSVVRSFLKEVGIPADSIVQYDGSGLSRHDLITPSAVTALYTYMAKQSRYSQAWRDSLTIGGVDGTLRNRFKGTAASGNIRGKTGTIDQVSALSGYMTTAGGEQIVLSILVNGVPEPRNRLSLIDEIVVQLANFDGKID, from the coding sequence ATGAAGAATCGCTCACTGGTAATACTCGCAACGTGTTTTCTCAGTTCATTATCGCTACTTTCGATGGCACCACTCAGCGGTATCGGACAAACCGGCGGACGTCCGCGTGCGGTCGCCCCGCAAGCGATAGTTTCGCCGACACCGACACCAACGCCGGTTTCGGCCCAAACCATCGAGACATTGCAAGCCAAGATCCGACAGAGGCTCTTTGCTCCCGAGGTCAGACGTGGTCGCATCGGCATAAAGGTCGTCTCACTCAACTCAGGAAAAGTAATTTTCGAAAGCGATTCTGAAAAGTATTTTATGCCCGCGTCGAATATGAAGAACTTTACCGTCGCCACCGCCATCGAAAAACTCACGCCGGATTTTCGCTTCATCACGACGGTCAAGGCACCGACGCCGCCTGACTCCAGCGGCACGATCAAAGGAAATCTGACGATTGTCGGCGGCGGCGACATTTCGATCTCAAACGCCTTCGACCCTGCATTTCCGCAGGTCGTAAACCCATATTGGGGCATCGACCGGATCGTCACCTCGATCGTTACTACGGGCGTCAAGCGGATCGAGGGCGACCTCGTGGCAGATGAAAGCTATTTTCGCGGATATTCGCTGCCGTCTACCTGGGAATGGGACGATCTCCAATCATATTACGGTGCCGGCATATCCGCGTTGCCGCTTAATGACAACGCGGTCGATGTGAGCGTCGTTGCCGGTTCGGCGGGCAATCAGTGCATAGTACGTATTTCGCCCTTGAACACCCTGATCAGGATTGTAAATAAATGTACAACTTCGGCTAAGGGATCTAAGCGGTCCATATCAGTTTTCAAACATCTGGACGATAATGTTTTTGAGGTATCGGGAACGATCGCCGCCGGCGACAATGAGTACAAAGAATCTGTCGCTATTACGCGACCCGCCGAGTTGCTGATCACAGTCCTCAAACAACGACTAGAGTCAAAGGGCGTGATCGTCACCGGCAACGCTCGAATGGCCGACAACACACTTCGGTCGATCTGCCCAACCTGCCCGCAACCGCCGTCCGTAATTGTTTCAAAGATCGAATCGCCGCCGTTAAGTGTGATCGCTGCTAAGACGATGAAGCCCAGTCAAAATATGTACACCGAGACGCTACTTTGGACCCTCGGTGAACAGATCGGCCGCATTTCAACGCCGACAGGTGACAGTTCGACACTCGGACTTTCAGTGGTTCGATCGTTTCTCAAGGAAGTCGGCATCCCCGCCGACTCGATCGTTCAATACGACGGTAGCGGGCTTTCGCGGCACGACCTTATAACGCCATCGGCGGTGACAGCACTTTACACGTATATGGCGAAGCAGAGTCGATATTCACAGGCTTGGCGTGACAGCCTTACTATAGGCGGAGTCGACGGAACATTGCGAAATAGATTTAAGGGCACGGCCGCGAGCGGCAATATTCGCGGCAAGACCGGTACGATCGACCAAGTTTCCGCACTTTCGGGCTATATGACTACGGCCGGGGGCGAACAAATTGTGCTGTCGATCCTGGTCAACGGTGTCCCCGAACCCCGCAATCGGCTTTCACTGATCGACGAGATCGTCGTACAACTCGCTAACTTTGACGGCAAGATAGACTAG